One segment of Streptomyces sp. NBC_01463 DNA contains the following:
- the guaA gene encoding glutamine-hydrolyzing GMP synthase, translating to MPAAPPAAPDTTTDVVLVVDFGAQYAQLIARRVREARVYSEIVPSTMPVAEMLAKNPRAIILSGGPSSVYAEGAPSLDRALFEAGVPVFGMCYGFQLMATTLGGTVDDNGAREYGRTALSVSKSGSTLFEGTPDQQSVWMSHGDACSAAPEGFTVTASTDVVPVAAFENDEKKLYGVQYHPEVLHSTHGQQVLEHFLYRGAGIEPTWTTTNVVEEQVAAIRAQVGDKRAICGLSGGVDSAVAAALVQKAIGSQLTCVYVDHGLMRKGETEQVEKDFVAATGANLKVVDASERFLKALAGVSDPETKRKIIGREFIRVFEQAQLEILQEDGPEVAFLVQGTLYPDVVESGGGTGTANIKSHHNVGGLPDDIEFQLVEPLRQLFKDEVRMVGQELGLPEEIVQRQPFPGPGLGIRIVGEVTEERLDLLRDADAIAREELTAAGLDRDIWQCPVVLLADVRSVGVQGDGRTYGHPIVLRPVSSEDAMTADWSRLPYETLAKISTRITNEVADVNRVVLDITSKPPGTIEWE from the coding sequence GTGCCAGCAGCACCCCCCGCCGCCCCCGACACCACCACCGACGTGGTCCTCGTTGTCGACTTCGGCGCCCAGTACGCCCAGCTCATCGCCCGACGGGTCCGTGAGGCCCGGGTCTACAGCGAGATCGTGCCGTCCACGATGCCGGTGGCCGAGATGCTGGCCAAGAACCCCCGGGCGATCATCCTGTCCGGCGGACCGTCCTCCGTGTACGCCGAGGGCGCGCCCTCGCTCGACCGGGCGCTGTTCGAGGCCGGGGTCCCCGTCTTCGGCATGTGCTACGGCTTCCAGCTGATGGCGACCACGCTCGGCGGCACCGTCGACGACAACGGTGCCCGTGAGTACGGCCGTACCGCGCTCTCCGTCTCCAAGTCCGGCTCGACGCTCTTCGAGGGCACGCCGGACCAGCAGTCGGTGTGGATGTCGCACGGCGACGCCTGCTCCGCCGCCCCCGAGGGCTTCACCGTCACCGCGTCCACGGACGTCGTCCCGGTCGCCGCCTTCGAGAACGACGAGAAGAAGCTCTACGGCGTCCAGTACCACCCCGAGGTGCTGCACTCCACGCACGGCCAGCAGGTCCTGGAGCACTTCCTGTACCGCGGCGCGGGCATCGAGCCGACCTGGACGACGACCAACGTCGTCGAGGAGCAGGTCGCCGCGATCCGCGCCCAGGTCGGCGACAAGCGCGCCATCTGCGGTCTCTCCGGCGGCGTCGACTCCGCCGTCGCCGCGGCCCTCGTCCAGAAGGCCATCGGCTCCCAGCTCACCTGCGTCTACGTCGACCACGGCCTGATGCGCAAGGGCGAGACCGAGCAGGTCGAGAAGGACTTCGTGGCCGCCACCGGCGCCAACCTGAAGGTCGTCGACGCGAGCGAGCGCTTCCTGAAGGCGCTGGCCGGGGTCTCCGACCCGGAGACCAAGCGCAAGATCATCGGCCGCGAGTTCATCCGCGTCTTCGAGCAGGCGCAGCTGGAGATCCTCCAGGAGGACGGCCCCGAGGTCGCCTTCCTCGTGCAGGGCACCCTCTACCCGGACGTCGTCGAGTCCGGCGGCGGCACCGGCACCGCCAACATCAAGTCCCACCACAACGTGGGCGGGCTCCCCGACGACATCGAGTTCCAGCTCGTCGAGCCGCTGCGCCAGCTGTTCAAGGACGAGGTCCGGATGGTCGGCCAGGAGCTCGGCCTGCCCGAGGAGATCGTCCAGCGCCAGCCCTTCCCCGGCCCCGGACTCGGTATCCGGATCGTCGGCGAGGTCACCGAGGAGCGGCTCGACCTGCTCCGGGACGCCGACGCGATCGCCCGCGAGGAGCTGACCGCGGCCGGCCTGGACCGTGACATCTGGCAGTGCCCGGTGGTCCTCCTGGCGGACGTCCGCAGCGTCGGCGTCCAGGGCGACGGCCGCACCTACGGCCACCCGATCGTGCTGCGCCCCGTCTCCTCCGAGGACGCCATGACGGCGGACTGGTCGCGACTGCCGTACGAGACGCTCGCCAAGATCTCCACCCGCATCACCAACGAGGTCGCCGACGTCAACCGCGTGGTGCTCGACATCACGAGCAAGCCGCCGGGGACCATCGAGTGGGAGTGA
- a CDS encoding chorismate mutase codes for MSSTTAARTATEVTGAHTDEAASLIADARTRIDSLDDRIIGLVQERMAVSTVIQEARITSGGRRVSLSREMEVLGQYRDALGRPGTSLAMTLLELCRGRV; via the coding sequence ATGAGCAGCACCACAGCCGCCCGCACCGCCACCGAGGTGACCGGTGCGCACACCGACGAGGCCGCGTCCCTGATCGCGGACGCACGGACGCGCATCGACTCGCTCGACGACCGGATCATCGGGCTCGTCCAGGAACGGATGGCCGTCTCCACCGTCATCCAGGAGGCCCGGATCACGTCCGGCGGCCGCCGGGTCAGCCTCTCCCGCGAGATGGAGGTGCTCGGCCAGTACCGGGACGCGCTGGGCAGGCCCGGCACCTCTCTCGCGATGACCCTGCTGGAGCTGTGCCGCGGCCGCGTGTGA
- a CDS encoding peptidase → MRSTTPRAAARRVAGALAAVGLLAAGSLALGAPARASGPVMGFGGPAETALHPYPATGAPQGTSLAITVDNPLRDEEHGGFTGAYTVTFDLGGIAGVADAGFGTDGRADGGTDCTVTGTTGVCHGEGLAPGPNPLPELRFTAAEGSEEGDSGTVRVTGTADGVTFAPFTTRIGIGGPDLVMRRAELKRELVPGQTQPVPLAFSNDGTRAADGVLLTLVYTRGIEFTERYENCVYSEDDGGLGFTVRTTALCSVEGSFEAGAAYELAEPLTLRATRRAYRDTFVYRVDEGGPGVRAAERSGARSAPGSKGNVLALTELPAARSADLDPGDNQQENAFSTANTADFVAYGDTADGMVGSTVEADIGFRNEGPAWIGGLDAGEPAATVDFTVPRGASVTGWPDACRGVTADGRSREQQAGAPRYRCTAPAAVREDGGLGLHFDLRIVEAVTGASGRVEVRGAGDPPLPFDPDRRNDTAALVLNADTSGTSGGAGSTGGSGDTGPTTSGSTGGSSATGGSASSGSTGPAGPGPRTVGSLAATGTDALTAAGAAAAALLAGGVLYVTGRRTVR, encoded by the coding sequence ATGAGAAGCACGACCCCGAGAGCCGCCGCGCGCCGTGTCGCGGGCGCTCTCGCCGCCGTCGGCCTGCTGGCCGCCGGATCGCTCGCCCTGGGCGCCCCGGCCCGTGCCTCCGGTCCCGTCATGGGCTTCGGCGGCCCCGCCGAGACCGCCCTGCACCCGTACCCGGCGACCGGCGCACCGCAGGGGACCTCCCTCGCGATCACCGTCGACAACCCGCTGCGGGACGAGGAGCACGGCGGCTTCACCGGCGCGTACACGGTGACCTTCGACCTCGGCGGCATCGCGGGCGTCGCCGACGCCGGGTTCGGCACGGACGGCCGTGCGGACGGCGGTACGGACTGCACGGTCACCGGTACCACCGGCGTGTGCCACGGCGAGGGCCTCGCACCCGGGCCGAACCCGCTGCCCGAGCTCCGCTTCACCGCCGCGGAGGGCAGCGAGGAGGGGGACTCCGGGACCGTCAGGGTCACCGGCACGGCGGACGGCGTGACCTTCGCCCCGTTCACCACGCGGATCGGGATCGGCGGCCCCGACCTGGTGATGAGGCGGGCCGAGCTGAAGCGGGAGCTCGTCCCCGGCCAGACCCAGCCGGTCCCGCTGGCGTTCAGCAACGACGGAACCCGCGCCGCCGACGGCGTCCTGCTCACGCTCGTCTACACGCGCGGCATCGAGTTCACCGAGCGGTACGAGAACTGCGTGTACAGCGAGGACGACGGCGGCCTGGGCTTCACCGTCCGGACAACGGCACTTTGCTCGGTCGAGGGCAGCTTCGAGGCGGGCGCCGCCTACGAACTCGCCGAACCGCTGACCCTCAGGGCCACCCGGCGCGCCTACCGGGACACCTTCGTCTACCGCGTCGACGAGGGCGGTCCTGGCGTGCGCGCCGCCGAACGCTCCGGCGCGCGATCCGCACCGGGCAGCAAGGGGAACGTGCTCGCGCTCACCGAACTCCCCGCCGCCCGCTCCGCCGATCTCGACCCCGGCGACAACCAGCAGGAGAACGCCTTCAGCACCGCGAACACCGCCGACTTCGTCGCGTACGGCGACACCGCGGACGGCATGGTGGGCAGCACCGTCGAGGCCGACATCGGCTTCCGCAACGAGGGGCCCGCCTGGATCGGCGGCCTCGATGCGGGCGAGCCCGCCGCCACGGTCGACTTCACCGTCCCCCGCGGTGCCTCGGTCACAGGGTGGCCGGACGCCTGCCGGGGTGTGACGGCCGACGGGCGGTCCCGCGAGCAGCAGGCGGGCGCCCCGCGCTACCGGTGCACGGCCCCGGCGGCCGTCCGGGAGGACGGCGGCCTCGGGCTGCACTTCGACCTGCGGATCGTCGAGGCCGTCACGGGGGCCTCCGGGAGGGTCGAGGTGCGGGGCGCGGGAGACCCGCCGCTGCCGTTCGACCCGGACCGGAGGAACGACACAGCCGCCCTCGTCCTGAACGCGGACACCTCCGGCACGTCGGGCGGCGCCGGGTCCACCGGGGGCTCGGGGGACACGGGCCCCACCACGTCCGGGTCCACCGGGGGCTCGTCCGCCACCGGCGGTTCCGCGTCGTCCGGTTCGACCGGACCGGCCGGCCCGGGGCCGCGGACCGTCGGCAGTCTCGCCGCGACCGGCACCGACGCGCTCACGGCCGCAGGCGCCGCGGCGGCCGCCCTGCTGGCGGGCGGGGTGCTGTACGTGACCGGGCGGCGCACCGTCCGGTAG
- a CDS encoding GMC family oxidoreductase, with product MSQDSPAQNQAGAAGAADDDAAYDYDVLIVGSGFGGAVSALRLSEKGYRVGVLEAGRRFTPGTLPKNSWDLKNYLWAPALGLFGIQRVHLLGKVMVLAGAGVGGGSLNYANTLYVPPAPFFEDRQWAHITDWQDELKPYYDQAKRMLGVRLNPTMTPSDVHLKATAEVMGVGDTFHLAPVGVFFGDGEDADGTARAKPGGTVADPYFGGAGPARKACTECGECMTGCRHGAKNTLNENYLHLAEKAGAVIHPMTSVVAVTDDPDGGYRVSTVPTDRRKKATPTRLRARKVVVAAGTYGTQTLLHTMKDQGQLPRLSARLGELTRTNSEGLVGAQTSDRRYRRKHGTKADFTRGVAITSSIHPDENTHIEPVRYGKGSNAMGGMTILQVPYSSRRVLAWFGNLAKHPTLAMRSLSNRRWSERTIIGLVMQSLDNSLTAYRKPRGIGKGLLTARQGHGAPNPTQIAEATQSATLLAEEINGFPGSNIGELMGTPLTAHFLGGCPIGASADEGVIDPYHRLFGHPGISVVDGSAVSANLGVNPSLTITAQAERAMSFWPNKGERDPRPAQGEEYERLAAVEPQAPAVPKEAFGALRLPFLGMPAVPPKKVTEKEPTKAE from the coding sequence ATGTCCCAGGACAGCCCTGCCCAGAATCAGGCCGGAGCGGCCGGTGCGGCCGACGACGACGCCGCGTACGACTACGACGTCCTGATCGTCGGTTCGGGCTTCGGCGGCGCGGTCTCGGCGCTGCGGCTGTCCGAGAAGGGGTACCGGGTCGGCGTCCTGGAGGCGGGCCGCCGCTTCACGCCCGGCACCCTGCCCAAGAACTCCTGGGACCTGAAGAACTACCTCTGGGCCCCCGCGCTCGGCCTCTTCGGCATCCAGCGCGTGCACCTGCTCGGCAAGGTGATGGTGCTGGCCGGTGCGGGCGTCGGCGGCGGCTCGCTGAACTACGCCAACACGCTGTACGTCCCGCCGGCGCCGTTCTTCGAGGACCGGCAGTGGGCGCACATCACCGACTGGCAGGACGAGCTGAAGCCGTACTACGACCAGGCCAAGCGGATGCTCGGGGTCCGGCTCAACCCGACGATGACGCCGTCCGACGTCCACCTCAAGGCGACCGCCGAGGTCATGGGCGTCGGCGACACCTTCCACCTCGCCCCGGTCGGGGTCTTCTTCGGCGACGGCGAGGACGCCGACGGCACGGCGAGGGCGAAGCCCGGCGGCACGGTCGCCGACCCGTACTTCGGGGGTGCGGGACCGGCCCGCAAGGCCTGCACCGAGTGCGGCGAATGCATGACCGGCTGCCGGCACGGCGCCAAGAACACCCTCAACGAGAACTACCTCCACCTCGCCGAGAAGGCCGGAGCGGTCATCCACCCGATGACGTCCGTCGTCGCGGTCACGGACGACCCGGACGGCGGCTACCGCGTCTCCACCGTGCCGACCGACCGCCGCAAGAAGGCAACGCCCACGCGGCTGCGCGCCCGCAAGGTGGTCGTCGCGGCGGGCACGTACGGCACCCAGACCCTGCTGCACACCATGAAGGACCAGGGACAGCTGCCCCGGCTCTCCGCCCGCCTCGGCGAGCTGACCCGGACCAACTCCGAGGGTCTCGTCGGCGCGCAGACCTCCGACCGCCGCTACCGCAGGAAGCACGGCACCAAGGCCGACTTCACCAGGGGCGTCGCCATCACCTCGTCGATCCACCCCGACGAGAACACCCACATCGAACCGGTCCGCTACGGCAAGGGATCCAACGCGATGGGCGGCATGACCATCCTCCAGGTGCCGTACAGCAGCCGCCGGGTGCTGGCCTGGTTCGGCAACCTGGCCAAGCACCCGACGCTCGCGATGCGCTCGCTCTCCAACCGCCGCTGGTCGGAGCGGACCATCATCGGGCTCGTCATGCAGTCGCTGGACAACTCCCTGACCGCCTACCGCAAGCCCCGGGGCATCGGCAAGGGCCTGCTCACCGCCCGCCAGGGCCACGGCGCGCCCAACCCGACGCAGATCGCCGAGGCGACGCAGAGCGCGACGCTGCTCGCCGAGGAGATCAACGGCTTCCCGGGCTCCAACATCGGCGAGCTGATGGGCACCCCGCTCACCGCGCACTTCCTCGGCGGCTGCCCGATCGGCGCGAGTGCCGACGAGGGGGTCATCGACCCGTACCACCGGCTGTTCGGCCACCCGGGGATCTCGGTCGTCGACGGTTCCGCGGTCTCCGCCAACCTCGGCGTCAACCCGTCGCTGACGATCACCGCGCAGGCGGAGCGGGCCATGTCCTTCTGGCCCAACAAGGGCGAGCGGGACCCGCGCCCGGCGCAGGGCGAGGAGTACGAGCGGCTGGCGGCGGTCGAACCGCAGGCGCCGGCCGTCCCGAAGGAGGCGTTCGGCGCGCTGAGGCTGCCGTTCCTGGGGATGCCGGCGGTGCCGCCGAAGAAGGTCACGGAGAAGGAGCCCACGAAGGCGGAGTAG
- a CDS encoding succinic semialdehyde dehydrogenase, with protein MTDSQASTSTSAAAVGTNPVAVAPAGVRTAADVVTPEVIAQLTRGVVGSGRTANHTPFTGEKLADLPESTPEDVATAFDRARAAQPAWAATPVRARAAVLLRFHDLVISRQSEVLDLIQLETGKARLHAHEEVQAVAVAARHYGRRAAAYLKPKRHTGVVPTLTKVTELRQPRGVIGQIAPWNYPLELSVGDALPAFVSGNAVVMKPDTETALTALWARDLLIEAGLPAEVFQVVLGDGPVVGPEVVKHADYVSFTGSTRTGREVAQGAAARLVGVSLELGGKNAMLVLKDADVEKAAAGAVRACFSSAGQLCISIERLYVHESVADDFVERFAARTKAMRLGNSLAYGADMGSLVGERQLETVSRHVAEAVEKGAKLVAGGVARPDIGPLFYEPTILDGVEAPMAVCGEETFGPVVSLYRFSDEDEVVALANATPYGLNSSVWTKDGRRGHQVAARLRTGTVNINEGYAPAYGSVQSPMGGMKDSGLGRRHGSEGILKYTEAQTVAQQRLIPLAPSFGMDDAKYAAFMNRSLKAMKAFRLR; from the coding sequence ATGACGGACTCGCAGGCCTCCACGTCCACCTCCGCCGCCGCTGTCGGCACCAACCCGGTGGCCGTCGCGCCCGCGGGTGTGCGCACGGCCGCCGATGTCGTGACCCCCGAGGTGATCGCCCAGCTGACCCGTGGCGTCGTCGGCTCCGGCCGGACGGCCAACCACACGCCCTTCACCGGCGAGAAGCTGGCCGACCTGCCCGAGTCCACCCCCGAGGACGTGGCGACCGCCTTCGACCGGGCCCGCGCGGCCCAGCCCGCCTGGGCCGCGACGCCCGTCCGGGCCAGGGCCGCCGTGCTGCTGCGCTTCCACGACCTCGTCATCAGCCGCCAGTCCGAGGTCCTCGACCTCATCCAGCTGGAGACCGGCAAGGCCAGGCTGCACGCCCACGAGGAGGTGCAGGCCGTCGCCGTCGCCGCCCGGCACTACGGCCGCAGGGCCGCCGCGTATCTGAAGCCGAAGCGGCACACCGGTGTCGTACCGACCCTCACCAAGGTCACCGAGCTGCGCCAGCCGCGCGGTGTCATCGGCCAGATCGCCCCGTGGAACTACCCGCTGGAGCTGTCCGTCGGTGACGCGCTGCCCGCGTTCGTCTCCGGCAACGCCGTGGTGATGAAGCCCGACACGGAGACCGCGCTGACCGCGCTGTGGGCCCGTGACCTGCTGATAGAGGCCGGACTTCCGGCCGAGGTGTTCCAGGTCGTGCTCGGGGACGGACCCGTCGTGGGCCCCGAGGTCGTCAAGCACGCCGACTACGTCTCGTTCACCGGCTCCACCCGCACCGGCCGCGAGGTCGCCCAGGGTGCCGCGGCCCGGCTCGTCGGCGTCTCGCTGGAGCTCGGCGGCAAGAACGCCATGCTGGTCCTGAAGGACGCCGACGTGGAGAAGGCCGCCGCCGGCGCCGTCCGCGCCTGCTTCTCCTCCGCCGGCCAGCTCTGCATCTCCATCGAGCGGCTGTACGTCCACGAGTCGGTCGCCGACGACTTCGTGGAGCGGTTCGCCGCCCGGACGAAGGCGATGCGGCTCGGCAACTCCCTCGCGTACGGCGCCGACATGGGATCGCTCGTCGGCGAGCGCCAGCTGGAGACCGTCAGCCGGCATGTCGCGGAGGCCGTCGAGAAGGGCGCGAAGCTCGTCGCCGGCGGCGTCGCCCGCCCCGACATCGGCCCGCTGTTCTACGAGCCGACCATCCTCGACGGCGTCGAGGCCCCGATGGCCGTCTGCGGCGAGGAGACCTTCGGACCCGTCGTCTCCCTCTACCGCTTCAGCGACGAGGACGAGGTCGTCGCGCTGGCCAACGCCACCCCGTACGGCCTCAATTCGAGCGTCTGGACCAAGGACGGCAGGCGCGGCCACCAGGTCGCCGCCCGGCTGCGGACCGGCACGGTCAACATCAACGAGGGATACGCCCCGGCGTACGGCAGCGTGCAGTCCCCGATGGGCGGCATGAAGGACTCCGGCCTCGGCCGCCGCCACGGCTCCGAGGGCATCCTCAAGTACACCGAGGCGCAGACCGTCGCCCAGCAGCGGCTGATCCCGCTGGCCCCGTCCTTCGGGATGGACGACGCGAAGTACGCCGCCTTCATGAACCGCAGCCTCAAGGCCATGAAGGCCTTCCGCCTGCGCTGA
- a CDS encoding serine/threonine protein kinase, with the protein MTNDGGQAEEPTSYALRPPHAPAPSSGPPTERAPVPGPAAPAPPAPVPPVPGQVRPGAELPEQGAGRLLGGRYRLVGRLGAGGMGTVWRAHDEVVDRDVAVKEPRVPDHLGARDREIVHLRMQREARAAARIDHPSVVTVHDVVVEDAKPWIVMELVRGQSLADLLQEGTLDPREASRIGLAVLGALTAAHGAGVLHRDVKPANVLLGRGDRVVLTDFGIAQVEGEEGLTETGAFVGSPEYIAPERVLGQRPGPESDLWSLGVVLYAAVEGVSPYRRSHTPATLQAVLSAEPQMPARGTGAFGTLVMQLLRKDPAARPSAAEIRQTLESLTAPQPVPSTATRLYPGGADAGGSRWLPPALHGNRRAQSAFGGGLLAVVVALVLLFANPFSGGGLPEGWQSRPETEVLKADVTVPKEYQRHEESDDGLVWFGDPSGVFAIDFWHRGPAVDDADDPGADIAARKAYYEKGGASATQMKDATVTSEEVTHQGRKAFEMTVDYVPYSATEDDPRHEQFRELWIPGKTKDSVYWHVRIEMPAAGQAARDGEKIFEQVTEGLKIHSS; encoded by the coding sequence ATGACGAACGACGGGGGACAGGCGGAGGAGCCCACCAGCTATGCGCTGCGGCCACCGCACGCACCGGCACCATCGTCCGGACCGCCCACCGAGCGGGCACCGGTACCCGGGCCGGCGGCGCCCGCCCCGCCTGCTCCGGTGCCGCCCGTTCCCGGACAGGTACGGCCCGGAGCGGAGCTGCCCGAACAGGGCGCCGGCCGTCTCCTCGGCGGCCGCTACCGGCTCGTCGGGCGGCTGGGAGCCGGCGGCATGGGCACCGTCTGGCGGGCCCACGACGAGGTCGTCGACCGGGACGTCGCCGTCAAGGAGCCCCGGGTGCCCGACCATCTGGGCGCGCGGGACCGCGAGATCGTCCATCTGCGGATGCAGCGCGAGGCGCGGGCCGCGGCCCGGATCGACCATCCCTCCGTCGTCACCGTGCACGACGTGGTCGTCGAGGACGCCAAGCCGTGGATCGTGATGGAGCTGGTGCGCGGTCAGTCGCTCGCCGATCTGCTCCAGGAGGGCACCCTCGACCCGCGCGAGGCGTCACGGATCGGCCTCGCCGTCCTGGGCGCGCTGACCGCCGCGCACGGCGCGGGCGTCCTGCACCGTGACGTCAAACCCGCCAACGTGCTGCTGGGCCGCGGGGACCGGGTCGTCCTCACCGACTTCGGCATCGCGCAGGTGGAGGGCGAGGAGGGGCTCACCGAGACCGGTGCGTTCGTCGGCTCGCCCGAGTACATCGCGCCGGAACGGGTGCTGGGGCAGCGCCCGGGCCCCGAGTCCGACCTCTGGTCGCTGGGCGTCGTGCTGTACGCGGCGGTGGAGGGCGTCTCCCCGTACCGCCGCTCGCACACCCCGGCGACGCTGCAGGCCGTCCTGTCGGCGGAACCGCAGATGCCGGCCCGCGGCACGGGGGCCTTCGGCACGCTGGTGATGCAGCTGCTGCGCAAGGACCCCGCGGCGCGGCCGTCGGCCGCGGAGATCCGGCAGACCCTGGAGTCCCTCACCGCCCCGCAGCCCGTCCCCTCCACCGCCACCCGGCTGTACCCGGGAGGCGCGGACGCCGGCGGGAGCCGCTGGCTGCCGCCGGCGCTGCACGGCAACCGCCGCGCCCAGTCCGCCTTCGGCGGCGGGCTGCTGGCGGTGGTCGTCGCGCTCGTCCTGCTGTTCGCCAATCCGTTCTCGGGCGGCGGTCTGCCCGAGGGCTGGCAGTCCAGGCCGGAGACGGAGGTGCTCAAGGCGGACGTGACCGTGCCGAAGGAGTACCAGCGTCACGAGGAGAGCGACGACGGGCTGGTGTGGTTCGGCGACCCCAGCGGCGTCTTCGCCATCGACTTCTGGCACCGGGGACCCGCCGTCGACGACGCCGACGATCCCGGTGCGGACATCGCCGCCCGCAAGGCGTACTACGAGAAGGGCGGCGCGAGCGCCACCCAGATGAAGGACGCGACCGTCACCTCCGAGGAGGTCACGCACCAGGGCCGCAAGGCCTTCGAGATGACCGTCGACTACGTGCCGTACTCCGCCACGGAGGACGACCCGCGGCACGAGCAGTTCCGGGAGCTGTGGATCCCCGGGAAGACCAAGGACTCGGTGTACTGGCACGTGCGGATCGAGATGCCCGCGGCAGGGCAGGCCGCGCGGGACGGGGAGAAGATTTTCGAGCAGGTGACGGAGGGGCTCAAGATTCACTCCTCCTGA
- a CDS encoding serine/threonine protein kinase produces the protein MDRSQGTEAGLLLAGRYRLGEVLGRGGMGKVWRAHDEVLHRTVAVKELTAGLYVAEADRVVLHARTQKEARAAARITHPGVVTVHDVIEYDNRPWIVMQYVDGPSLADQAKESGEVDPREAARIGLHVLGALRAAHGAGVLHRDVKPGNVLLARDGRVLLTDFGIAAIEGDSTITRTGELVGSIDYLAPERVRGGDPGPASDLWSLGATLYTAVEGRSPFRRTSPISTMQAVVTEDPPPPERAGALGHVITALLRKEPEDRPTAAETERMLLEAMEGRAPRSAQAYVPTQRVPDEVMHAMGADGGTAQLPYPGPVPPPGSAPVTRRTRGRWRTTLVVIALAALVGGGAGIAAMLYSNRADDDTGGGTGGTASHGTRSPGPATPTPTPSSKPDPSKQGVPEGWRRVEDPAGFSILMPIGWERQVNGTNIDYTPDDGVHYFRFSVDPTPDFEHPYTHMQNLETSLKERLPDYRSLEMNSNVYRDQPGSIWEFTWTEKDGAGPRHAIDQMYYAKEGGPEYALYMTGPEKDWDVTRDQFQAMLRSWRAPADEG, from the coding sequence GTGGATCGATCACAGGGCACGGAAGCGGGACTGCTGCTGGCCGGGAGGTACCGGCTCGGCGAGGTCCTCGGACGCGGCGGCATGGGCAAGGTCTGGCGCGCCCATGACGAGGTGCTGCACCGCACCGTCGCCGTCAAGGAACTGACGGCCGGGCTGTACGTCGCCGAGGCGGACCGGGTCGTCCTGCACGCGCGGACCCAGAAGGAGGCCCGCGCCGCCGCCCGCATCACCCACCCCGGCGTGGTCACCGTCCATGACGTGATCGAGTACGACAACCGGCCGTGGATCGTCATGCAGTACGTCGACGGACCGTCACTCGCCGACCAGGCCAAGGAGTCCGGCGAGGTCGACCCGCGCGAGGCCGCCAGGATCGGCCTCCACGTGCTGGGCGCCCTGCGCGCCGCCCACGGCGCCGGGGTGCTGCACCGCGATGTGAAGCCGGGCAACGTCCTGCTCGCCCGGGACGGCCGGGTGCTGCTCACCGACTTCGGGATCGCCGCGATAGAGGGCGACTCGACCATCACCAGGACCGGTGAACTGGTCGGCTCCATCGACTACCTGGCCCCCGAGCGGGTACGCGGCGGCGATCCCGGCCCCGCGTCCGACCTGTGGTCGCTGGGCGCCACGCTGTACACCGCGGTCGAGGGCCGTTCGCCGTTCCGCCGCACCTCGCCGATCTCCACGATGCAGGCCGTCGTCACCGAGGATCCGCCGCCGCCCGAGCGGGCCGGGGCGCTGGGGCACGTCATCACCGCACTGCTCCGCAAGGAACCCGAGGACCGGCCGACGGCCGCGGAGACCGAACGGATGCTGCTGGAGGCCATGGAGGGGCGCGCACCCCGTTCGGCCCAGGCGTACGTCCCCACCCAGCGGGTCCCGGACGAGGTCATGCACGCGATGGGCGCGGACGGCGGCACGGCCCAACTGCCCTACCCCGGACCGGTTCCGCCCCCCGGCTCCGCACCCGTCACCCGGCGCACCCGCGGCCGCTGGCGCACCACGCTCGTGGTCATCGCCCTGGCGGCGCTGGTGGGAGGCGGCGCGGGCATCGCCGCGATGCTGTACTCCAACCGTGCGGACGACGACACCGGCGGCGGGACCGGCGGCACGGCGTCCCACGGCACCCGCTCGCCGGGACCGGCCACCCCGACCCCCACCCCGTCGTCGAAGCCGGACCCGTCGAAGCAGGGGGTGCCGGAGGGCTGGCGGCGGGTGGAGGACCCGGCCGGGTTCAGCATCCTGATGCCGATCGGCTGGGAGCGGCAGGTGAACGGCACCAACATCGACTACACGCCGGACGACGGTGTGCACTACTTCCGCTTCAGCGTCGATCCGACGCCCGACTTCGAGCACCCGTACACGCACATGCAGAACCTGGAGACGAGCCTGAAGGAGCGGCTGCCGGACTACCGGAGCCTGGAGATGAACTCCAACGTCTACCGGGACCAGCCCGGATCCATCTGGGAGTTCACCTGGACCGAGAAGGACGGCGCCGGCCCGCGGCACGCCATCGACCAGATGTACTACGCCAAGGAGGGCGGCCCGGAGTACGCGCTGTACATGACGGGGCCGGAGAAGGACTGGGACGTCACCCGGGACCAGTTCCAGGCGATGCTGCGCAGTTGGCGTGCGCCTGCCGACGAGGGCTGA